From Lagopus muta isolate bLagMut1 chromosome 15, bLagMut1 primary, whole genome shotgun sequence, the proteins below share one genomic window:
- the IL20RB gene encoding interleukin-20 receptor subunit beta, whose translation MGSTGKLSKCLKASGFTQVEPATGTSKMPLKLICFVLCILIAPDLTGLLGEDAPLPAPQNISILSTNMKHFLMWSPVTFQGETVRYSVEFQGEYEREYANESWIPICECSLITVTVCNITEDISATVAYNLRVRADNGAQRSEWGTLKGFFIRNTTLLTPPLMKAIADGYHLLVELEDMGPAFQFCVLYWEKGQESRMQQKMVKEISSTIHLATMEAAAEYCVKAQTYVETINRSSSFSQPQCVRAQGSRSTWPISVLMSFAGFAVAALTLSFLVWKTRKIFQDSCCPIAVLPDTLKVPEPPSQLILCRREEAEQCDLMVQVIPSEEVLCLWIQETL comes from the exons ATGGGAAGCACTGGGAAACTTTCCAAGTGCTTGAAAGCATCTGGATTTACCCAGGTTGAGCCT GCAACAGGCACGAGCAAAATGCCACTAAAACTCATCTGCTTCGTCCTCTGCATTCTGATTGCACCTGATCTCACAG GACTTTTAGGTGAAGATGCGCCGCTGCCAGCGCCTCAGAACATCTCTATTCTTTCTACCAACATGAAACATTTCTTAATGTGGAGCCCTGTGACCTTCCAGGGAGAAACTGTGAGATACTCTGTTGAGTTTCAGGG ggaATATGAACGAGAGTACGCTAATGAGAGCTGGATCCCCATCTGTGAGTGTTCCCTCATCACAGTCACTGTATGTAATATCACAGAGGATATCTCAGCCACCGTGGCCTATAACCTGCGTGTAAGGGCAGATAATGGTGCTCAAAGATCAGAGTGGGGCACCCTGAAAGGTTTCTTCATTCGAAATACAA CTCTTCTGACACCACCTCTGATGAAGGCCATAGCAGATGGGTATCATCTACTCGTGGAACTAGAAGACATGGGACCTGCCTTTCAGTTCTGTGTTCTCTACTGGGAGAAGGGCCAGGAGAGCAGG ATGCAGCAGAAGATGGTGAAGGAGATCAGCTCCACCATTCATCtggccaccatggaggcagcagctgaaTACTGCGTAAAAGCCCAGACATACGTTGAGACAAtcaacaggagcagcagcttcagcCAACCACAGTGCGTGAGGGCACAAG GCAGCAGATCCACGTGGCCCATCAGTGTCCTTATGTCCTttgctggctttgctgtggCTGCCTTGACCCTGTCTTTCCTTGtctggaaaacaaggaaaatcttCCAGGATTCCTGCTGCCCCATTGCTGTCCTGCCAGACACACTG AAAGTGCCGGAGCCCCCCAGCCAGCTGATACTGTGCAGGAGGGAAGAAGCTGAGCAATGTGATCTGATGGTGCAGGTGATCCCCTCAGAAGAGGTTCTCTGCCTGTGGATTCAGGAAACACTTTAA